One stretch of Anaerolineales bacterium DNA includes these proteins:
- a CDS encoding sugar ABC transporter permease, producing MGAATAFSRGKNALRRGGLPYIYLAPAFIVMGIITFYPLVYQFIISFSDFQTKDLLYGISSPKLSWIGIKNYIDIFTGGLPVQNFDFFRVLTYNFWWAITNVAVHVPAGILIAVLLNIHGIWFKRVYRAIYVLPIVIPPLVVATVWRNIFDEQYGAINQGLSAVAHLFGSVNPVHLRWLTEYTPPIPWLLPNSPLPLAYYAMMIANFWLGWPFMALVATGALQSIPKDLYEAADIDGASGSQQFWNITLPLIRPAMIPAAIYGFTLSFNLFNFVYFMTGGGPARSTEILVTFAYDLVRNLRLYGAAAAFSMIILVVALTIFLITNRITRATAASEA from the coding sequence ATGGGAGCTGCAACTGCTTTTAGCAGAGGAAAGAATGCATTGCGACGAGGGGGGTTACCATACATATACCTTGCACCTGCGTTCATCGTGATGGGGATCATCACTTTTTATCCCCTGGTCTATCAATTTATCATCTCCTTCTCAGATTTCCAAACTAAAGATTTACTGTACGGCATATCGTCCCCCAAATTGAGTTGGATTGGAATCAAAAATTATATTGATATCTTTACCGGTGGATTACCGGTACAGAATTTTGATTTCTTCCGGGTTCTCACTTATAACTTCTGGTGGGCGATCACCAACGTTGCCGTGCATGTCCCGGCAGGCATCCTTATCGCGGTCCTGCTAAATATTCATGGGATATGGTTTAAGCGGGTTTATCGAGCCATCTATGTATTACCGATCGTCATCCCACCCCTCGTGGTCGCGACTGTCTGGCGCAATATTTTTGATGAACAGTATGGCGCAATCAACCAGGGGTTATCCGCCGTTGCGCACCTTTTCGGATCGGTCAACCCAGTCCATCTCCGCTGGCTAACCGAGTATACGCCCCCTATTCCCTGGCTGCTACCCAATTCCCCTCTGCCGCTGGCTTATTATGCCATGATGATCGCTAACTTCTGGCTGGGATGGCCTTTTATGGCCTTAGTAGCGACCGGGGCTCTCCAGAGTATCCCCAAAGATTTGTATGAAGCAGCTGATATCGATGGAGCGTCTGGTTCACAGCAGTTTTGGAATATTACCCTGCCGTTGATCCGCCCTGCCATGATCCCGGCTGCCATTTATGGGTTCACCCTTTCCTTCAACCTATTCAACTTCGTATACTTCATGACCGGAGGCGGTCCAGCACGGTCAACCGAAATCCTGGTGACATTCGCCTATGATCTGGTCCGAAACCTGCGGTTATATGGTGCTGCGGCAGCCTTTTCGATGATCATCTTGGTCGTAGCGCTTACGATATTCCTGATCACTAACCGCATAACCCGTGCAACTGCGGCTTCGGAGGCATAA
- a CDS encoding ABC transporter permease, whose product MAIQAESSKPKNFLVRFFTMDTSGAKGVGRKLPLWRQLLIQLLCLVIAIEVMFPLMYVITMSLSSKSERPTSLQLFPKEINFGAFKQVVDRPTANPVTFGRLALNSFILSVSVGLISLLIAVSAAYAFSRFNFSMRQVLMILVFVPLLMPGVGLATPLFLLLNSIKFVNCGGGLYALTPFMSCVAGVTPKIIFNLRDSLLGVGIAMISGALPFAIWNLKGYLDTIPKELEEAGKIDGASSNQIFFKIVLPLAVPQLAVTFFLGFIGYWQEFVLPWLFLTKPQNYTLSMTLYNMTGQYATSIPWNTFSAFSIIVAAPVAIIYIILQKQIVSGLTLGGVKG is encoded by the coding sequence ATGGCGATACAGGCTGAATCCTCAAAACCCAAGAATTTTCTGGTCCGTTTTTTCACCATGGATACATCCGGTGCTAAAGGCGTAGGTAGAAAGCTACCTTTGTGGCGACAACTTTTGATCCAGCTTTTGTGTCTCGTCATTGCAATAGAAGTGATGTTCCCCTTGATGTACGTGATCACCATGTCATTGAGTTCAAAATCGGAACGTCCCACATCGCTGCAATTGTTTCCAAAAGAAATTAATTTTGGAGCATTCAAGCAAGTTGTTGACCGACCGACAGCCAACCCAGTAACCTTTGGCAGGTTGGCGTTGAACAGTTTCATACTATCCGTGAGTGTGGGACTCATTTCCCTGCTCATTGCAGTCAGCGCTGCCTATGCTTTTTCGCGTTTTAATTTCTCCATGCGGCAGGTTTTAATGATCTTGGTATTTGTGCCCCTGCTAATGCCAGGGGTTGGCCTGGCTACACCTCTGTTTTTGCTTTTGAACAGCATCAAGTTTGTTAATTGTGGGGGAGGTTTGTACGCATTAACCCCCTTTATGTCATGTGTTGCTGGTGTGACTCCCAAGATCATTTTTAATCTACGTGACTCGCTGCTAGGGGTAGGGATTGCTATGATTTCAGGAGCCCTTCCTTTTGCAATCTGGAATCTCAAAGGTTATCTTGATACCATTCCGAAAGAATTGGAAGAAGCCGGCAAGATCGATGGGGCAAGTTCCAATCAGATATTTTTTAAGATTGTACTTCCCCTGGCAGTACCTCAACTGGCGGTCACATTCTTCCTGGGTTTCATTGGTTACTGGCAGGAATTTGTCCTCCCATGGTTATTCCTCACCAAACCACAAAATTATACGCTTTCCATGACTCTATATAACATGACCGGGCAGTATGCCACCTCCATCCCATGGAATACCTTCTCGGCATTTTCGATCATCGTGGCAGCACCGGTGGCGATCATCTACATCATACTTCAAAAACAAATCGTCAGCGGCCTGACATTGGGCGGCGTGAAAGGATAG
- a CDS encoding ABC transporter substrate-binding protein encodes MKKFWSLLTVLILAAMIMSACATATTEAPQPTAVPQTEITFWHAYGTGSQEEVALTAVLSQAVADLPQYKINVLQVPFNDIYNKYRTDVAAGGGPDMFIAPNDSLGDDARAGLIADITDLALSKLTDYAPLSIDGMKVEGKLYGIPESLKAVVFWYDKTKMATPPATTDELKAMMEAGTPIGISFGCYHDWGFYGAFGGQIFDENWKVIADQGTGVTDAMTYLNDLYQIAKTNQWPKTDSDGLAPFTEGKIYAITNGNWAMGDYQKALGDNLGVAPLPAGPVGPANPLLGVDGYYINPNSQNKEGAIEVAMYLTGAKAQEEMMKAGHVPAITTANVTNPLLQGLLEAFKNGYVRPQVPQLGLYWSNFCGQDQVFEKGVDPATWVKDATAAANK; translated from the coding sequence ATGAAGAAATTTTGGAGTTTGCTGACAGTACTTATTCTTGCCGCGATGATCATGTCAGCATGCGCAACCGCCACCACTGAAGCACCGCAACCGACAGCTGTGCCCCAGACAGAGATCACTTTCTGGCATGCCTATGGCACTGGCTCACAGGAAGAGGTCGCCTTGACTGCAGTTCTCAGCCAGGCAGTTGCTGATCTGCCGCAGTACAAGATCAACGTCCTGCAGGTTCCCTTTAATGATATTTACAACAAGTATCGCACCGACGTTGCCGCCGGTGGTGGACCTGACATGTTCATTGCTCCGAATGACAGCTTGGGTGATGATGCTCGTGCCGGTTTGATTGCTGATATTACCGATCTGGCCTTGAGCAAACTAACCGATTACGCCCCGCTCTCAATCGATGGCATGAAGGTGGAAGGAAAACTATATGGAATTCCTGAATCCTTGAAGGCAGTTGTCTTCTGGTATGACAAGACCAAAATGGCTACCCCACCCGCCACCACTGACGAACTGAAGGCCATGATGGAAGCCGGCACACCAATTGGTATCAGCTTTGGCTGCTACCACGACTGGGGCTTCTACGGTGCCTTCGGTGGCCAGATCTTTGACGAGAATTGGAAAGTCATTGCCGATCAGGGTACTGGCGTCACTGATGCTATGACCTACTTGAATGATCTGTATCAGATAGCAAAGACAAACCAATGGCCGAAGACTGACAGTGATGGTTTAGCTCCCTTCACCGAGGGCAAAATTTACGCCATCACCAACGGTAACTGGGCCATGGGCGATTATCAAAAAGCCCTGGGTGACAATCTGGGTGTAGCCCCGCTCCCCGCTGGTCCGGTTGGCCCTGCTAACCCGCTCCTGGGTGTTGATGGTTACTATATCAACCCGAACAGTCAGAATAAGGAAGGCGCTATTGAGGTTGCCATGTATCTGACCGGAGCCAAGGCACAGGAAGAAATGATGAAGGCCGGCCACGTTCCCGCCATCACCACCGCAAATGTTACCAATCCACTACTCCAGGGTTTGCTGGAAGCCTTCAAAAACGGTTACGTTCGCCCGCAGGTACCGCAATTAGGCTTGTACTGGTCGAACTTCTGCGGTCAGGACCAGGTCTTCGAGAAGGGTGTTGATCCCGCGACCTGGGTTAAGGATGCGACTGCTGCCGCCAATAAGTAG